From the Teredinibacter turnerae T7901 genome, one window contains:
- a CDS encoding type I polyketide synthase produces the protein MDQKMPGIASEDANVKNTTLSNGATEIAIIGMGCRFPKDITNPDNFWDSLLNGVDGISDVPQKRWDVRKFYDEDKSKPGKMYTKQAGFLSQDLEEYDPLFFGISPREADVIDPMQRLLMEVAWEAVEHAGLTAEKLKAVKTGVFVGGFALDNKVIQLDYDNRSIINPTSAVGITLALLSNRLSYVFDLTGPSLSIDTACSSSMVATHYAIQSMRNGDCEMAMVGGANTMLTPGYPVAMCKGQFLSHHARCKAFSNDAAGYVRAEGAGILILKPLEKAKADGDVIHAVIIESGVNQDGGQTNGISLPNPVAQEALIKEVYARAGVSPKALSYMEAHGTGTKAGDPIELKAITRAMGDRAIEDTCYVGSVKSNIGHMEACSAVAGIMKAALTAKNKRIPPNLHFNTPNEAIPFDEIPLKVPTACIELDKDREHFVGVNSFGYGGTNGHVLLRSPKADEVIPFKAKTDKEGNYLVPISAKSTAALADLAKRYALFLQQDMAGANQYVMEDIIYSLAERRTQHPYRLVFRVASKNALLQALLDYADGKISEDMVEGKSLSGSDKKTCFVFSGMGPQWWKMGQELYKTEPVYRDEVDKIDSVFKDIIGWSILEEMMKDEESSEMEMTTIAQPANFVIQAGLTKLWQTWGVEPDCVIGHSVGEVSSAYVSGAISLEEAVVVSAKRSAQQKRCAGMGGAMLAVGLSEADALKRIADCKAVSIAAINSYSAVTLSGDVKELETVAAVLSDEGVFNRFLKVDIAYHSAQMDPVLDDLKADLADLQPKETLLPLYSTVTGKLIDGKAIDAQYWADNVRDPVRFVQGIEAVLESGEYHFIEVGPHPVLRNSVKECLDARGVSNSAIVSTLNRKMPEQAHFYQAVASFHTSGGKIAWHNFFANGGQFIPLPLYPWQREHYWHETEISIEKRIGRSGYVYLNELVRSPIPAWKMEVNKYMIPYLEDHQVEKMVVFPGAGYIDIALALHEEQFKELSCSLENVKILKMLAVQPGQVPVIQSSIDPESREFRIYSRDQSSEVANWMLHASGSVNPGTIRSEAASLDIKTLREEMHKELDVATFYSELDERGLSYGHYFQPIRKISRSSHSVLAEIEPVMEVLAGAKDYLLHPTILDASFQSLIALLDSDQPYVPVSFERMDFFRSPRRSCLSYGKITHRDERAITCDIQLLDEMGNVLVDIRNLVCNAIGAGSDADTAMEKWLYEFEWNEAESAASETNLSSDLQVLLLAKDDALSSAIVTKLDELGINYALFTEAGAYKKTGINKVTVNPGDESQLKKALGVINYMSINRVIDLWSSDVLSESDCTTGNTTVHAMKMRNMLSAMDGQTQQMDWIKVTRAAQSMPSKLGAQNIAISPVLGLGPIVVNEFNHILCRMVDLDYPGDVAVEAQMLITELGDENRESEVVYRSGNRFLRRVKRYEADTESTDKVSLESTAPLLAKPATAASEEAFEFFETDRLAVTDDAVEVAVSQVSLDEGNILYSEIPGEAKLTYSCCGKVVNAGPASSYRIGDEVFALNTDGLLSNYLTLGEGALVAKPNGSYVNLMAFTCAFYSLRKLANISVGESVLIHDADTDFGYAAAAIASAMGAQVYVTTGQDYKNLSTIFSALNVVAAMDKNSLDFVDELHGYTAGKGVDLVLNCASGDVREKGFSVLAACGRMIDIATKANLNQRKVPAHVSALNYQYSSVHFGTWITLQPAMVRLCAKEVVSWLQDADIPAKPLVNFSAGELSSALEKMEEMHSRDHEAQVTLTFTDQKLDARITKMRSWLAPQASYVISGGTKGFGLTVAEQLAAYGAKQVVLLSRSGANSEEATSAIKRIEAFGCKVAVEAVDIADTAAVTATVKKFDTPELPIKGVFHCAGVLDDGPLLAMDEERFTRVIEPKMAGAWNLHHATLNLAHSEIELFVLFSSVSSMMGNPQQANYVVANSFFDNFAYYRRAQDLPSTVINWGALAETGMVARSKGVKDILQSQGIYGLSNAYALQQMDNALEKRVTQVGILDIEWESWFGTNVNSENSSRYEHLIETLDRNGDDEAANAFIQSLTGLTSPERVTAVENAIKQEISSLLRIPFDQIDAGNSLSNIGVDSIVTSELSNRLKKEYCMNVNTMMLLNSSSIAQLANQITNTDFAPQVAEAA, from the coding sequence ATGGACCAGAAAATGCCTGGCATCGCCTCAGAAGATGCTAACGTGAAGAATACGACCTTAAGTAACGGCGCGACAGAAATCGCGATTATCGGCATGGGATGTCGATTTCCCAAAGACATCACCAACCCAGATAACTTTTGGGACAGTCTGTTAAATGGCGTTGACGGTATTTCCGATGTACCGCAAAAGCGTTGGGATGTTAGAAAATTTTATGACGAAGACAAATCCAAGCCGGGTAAAATGTATACCAAGCAGGCAGGTTTTCTCAGTCAGGACCTTGAAGAATACGACCCGCTGTTTTTTGGCATATCGCCACGGGAGGCTGATGTCATCGACCCGATGCAGCGCTTGCTGATGGAGGTCGCCTGGGAAGCTGTGGAACATGCTGGGCTAACTGCAGAAAAACTAAAAGCCGTTAAGACCGGCGTTTTTGTCGGCGGCTTTGCACTGGACAACAAAGTTATTCAATTGGATTACGATAACCGCAGTATCATCAATCCTACCTCAGCCGTGGGCATAACACTGGCGCTGCTATCCAACCGATTGTCCTACGTGTTTGATTTGACCGGGCCGAGCCTGTCGATAGATACCGCATGTTCCAGTTCTATGGTGGCAACCCACTATGCTATTCAGAGTATGCGCAACGGCGATTGTGAAATGGCAATGGTTGGCGGCGCCAATACTATGCTCACGCCAGGGTACCCCGTGGCAATGTGCAAAGGCCAGTTCTTATCGCACCACGCTCGATGCAAGGCGTTCTCAAACGATGCGGCCGGTTACGTGCGTGCCGAAGGTGCAGGGATTCTCATTTTAAAACCCCTTGAAAAAGCAAAAGCAGACGGTGACGTAATTCACGCAGTAATAATTGAATCTGGCGTTAATCAGGATGGTGGCCAAACTAACGGTATTTCGCTGCCTAACCCCGTCGCTCAGGAAGCGCTTATTAAAGAGGTCTACGCACGCGCCGGTGTGTCTCCCAAAGCGCTGAGCTACATGGAGGCGCATGGCACAGGCACGAAAGCGGGCGATCCTATCGAATTAAAAGCAATTACGCGCGCGATGGGTGATCGCGCTATCGAAGATACCTGCTACGTGGGTTCGGTAAAGTCCAACATCGGGCATATGGAGGCCTGTTCAGCCGTTGCAGGCATTATGAAAGCTGCGCTTACGGCGAAGAATAAGCGCATTCCTCCCAACCTGCATTTCAATACGCCCAACGAAGCGATCCCCTTTGATGAAATTCCATTAAAAGTACCCACCGCATGTATCGAACTCGATAAAGACCGTGAACATTTTGTTGGCGTCAACTCTTTTGGTTATGGCGGTACCAATGGGCACGTACTTTTGCGTTCTCCCAAAGCAGATGAAGTGATTCCTTTTAAAGCAAAGACCGACAAGGAAGGCAATTATCTGGTGCCAATTTCAGCGAAGAGCACCGCGGCGCTGGCAGATTTAGCGAAGCGATACGCGTTATTCCTGCAGCAGGATATGGCCGGTGCGAACCAATATGTGATGGAAGATATTATTTATTCACTGGCAGAGCGACGCACCCAACACCCTTATCGCCTGGTATTCCGCGTCGCCAGTAAAAATGCGTTATTGCAGGCACTCCTTGACTACGCAGATGGCAAAATCAGCGAAGACATGGTGGAGGGCAAATCGCTCAGTGGCAGCGACAAAAAAACCTGCTTTGTATTTTCTGGGATGGGCCCGCAGTGGTGGAAAATGGGGCAAGAACTCTACAAAACCGAGCCGGTATATCGCGATGAAGTAGATAAGATTGACAGTGTGTTCAAGGACATCATCGGATGGTCGATTCTCGAAGAAATGATGAAAGACGAAGAATCGTCAGAGATGGAGATGACTACCATAGCGCAGCCTGCCAACTTTGTTATACAGGCAGGCTTAACTAAGCTATGGCAAACCTGGGGTGTCGAACCTGATTGCGTGATCGGACACAGCGTGGGCGAAGTGAGTTCTGCCTATGTCTCCGGGGCCATAAGCCTTGAAGAAGCGGTAGTCGTAAGTGCCAAGCGCAGCGCTCAACAAAAACGTTGTGCCGGAATGGGCGGTGCAATGCTTGCGGTCGGACTTTCCGAAGCAGATGCGCTAAAACGTATCGCGGATTGTAAAGCCGTGAGCATCGCGGCGATTAATTCCTATTCTGCGGTGACGCTCTCGGGTGATGTGAAAGAGCTGGAAACTGTCGCAGCTGTGTTGTCTGATGAAGGCGTGTTTAACCGATTCCTGAAAGTGGATATTGCCTATCACTCTGCGCAAATGGATCCGGTACTGGACGATCTGAAGGCCGACCTTGCCGACCTTCAGCCGAAAGAAACCCTATTGCCTCTATATTCAACTGTAACCGGCAAGCTGATCGATGGCAAAGCAATCGACGCACAGTATTGGGCGGATAACGTACGCGATCCGGTACGATTTGTACAAGGCATCGAAGCGGTTTTAGAAAGCGGCGAATATCATTTTATTGAAGTTGGCCCACATCCGGTGCTGCGCAACTCCGTTAAAGAATGTCTTGATGCACGCGGTGTGAGTAACTCGGCGATCGTGAGTACGCTCAATCGCAAAATGCCGGAGCAAGCGCATTTTTATCAAGCGGTTGCGTCTTTCCATACCTCAGGCGGAAAGATTGCCTGGCATAATTTTTTCGCCAACGGAGGCCAGTTTATTCCTTTGCCGCTATACCCTTGGCAGCGTGAGCACTACTGGCATGAAACTGAGATTTCCATCGAGAAGAGAATTGGGCGTTCTGGCTACGTCTATTTGAACGAGTTGGTACGCTCACCCATTCCGGCATGGAAGATGGAAGTTAACAAATACATGATTCCTTACTTGGAAGATCACCAGGTGGAAAAAATGGTGGTGTTCCCGGGGGCTGGCTACATCGATATTGCACTCGCCCTGCACGAGGAACAGTTTAAAGAACTGTCCTGTTCCCTCGAGAACGTTAAAATTCTCAAGATGCTAGCGGTTCAGCCAGGGCAAGTACCTGTAATCCAGTCATCTATCGACCCGGAAAGCCGCGAATTCCGTATTTACAGCCGTGATCAAAGTTCGGAAGTTGCTAACTGGATGCTGCATGCATCTGGCAGTGTTAACCCGGGAACTATCCGATCAGAAGCCGCGAGTCTCGATATAAAGACACTGCGCGAAGAAATGCATAAAGAGCTCGATGTTGCCACATTTTATAGTGAACTCGATGAGCGCGGACTTTCTTACGGCCACTATTTCCAGCCTATCCGAAAAATTTCTCGCAGCAGCCATTCCGTACTGGCCGAGATTGAGCCGGTTATGGAAGTACTGGCGGGAGCCAAAGACTACCTGTTACACCCAACTATTCTCGATGCGAGTTTCCAGTCGCTTATCGCGCTGCTTGACTCGGACCAACCCTACGTTCCCGTCAGTTTCGAACGTATGGACTTTTTCCGTTCACCGCGCCGAAGCTGCCTGAGCTACGGCAAAATTACGCATCGCGACGAACGCGCTATCACCTGTGATATTCAATTGCTTGATGAAATGGGCAACGTACTGGTGGATATTCGCAACCTGGTGTGCAATGCCATTGGCGCAGGCTCCGATGCCGATACTGCCATGGAGAAGTGGTTGTATGAATTCGAGTGGAATGAGGCGGAGAGTGCGGCGAGTGAAACGAATTTGAGTTCGGATTTACAGGTGTTGCTGCTGGCCAAAGATGATGCGCTGTCATCTGCCATCGTGACTAAACTGGATGAACTCGGAATCAACTATGCGTTGTTTACCGAGGCAGGCGCCTACAAAAAAACCGGTATCAATAAAGTTACGGTGAATCCAGGAGACGAGAGTCAACTGAAAAAAGCCTTGGGTGTTATTAACTATATGTCGATAAACCGGGTAATCGATTTGTGGAGTAGCGACGTGCTGAGTGAGTCGGACTGCACCACAGGAAATACGACCGTTCATGCAATGAAAATGCGCAATATGTTGAGCGCTATGGACGGCCAAACCCAGCAGATGGATTGGATTAAGGTTACCCGCGCAGCCCAATCGATGCCAAGTAAACTGGGTGCACAAAATATTGCTATATCGCCGGTGCTAGGTCTTGGCCCAATCGTCGTGAACGAGTTTAACCATATTCTCTGCCGCATGGTGGATCTCGATTATCCGGGAGACGTCGCGGTGGAAGCGCAAATGCTTATCACAGAGTTGGGTGATGAAAATCGGGAAAGCGAAGTGGTGTACCGGAGCGGAAACAGATTCCTGCGCCGCGTTAAACGCTACGAAGCTGATACCGAATCTACCGATAAAGTTAGCCTGGAAAGCACTGCTCCATTGCTGGCCAAACCCGCAACCGCTGCCAGCGAAGAAGCGTTCGAATTTTTCGAAACCGATCGCTTAGCCGTAACGGATGATGCAGTTGAAGTCGCAGTGAGTCAGGTGTCGCTTGATGAAGGTAACATTCTTTACAGCGAAATCCCCGGCGAAGCCAAGTTAACTTACAGTTGCTGCGGCAAGGTGGTTAACGCCGGGCCCGCCAGTAGTTATCGAATCGGCGATGAGGTGTTTGCATTGAACACCGACGGTCTGTTGAGCAATTATTTGACCCTTGGCGAAGGTGCATTGGTTGCAAAGCCCAACGGCAGCTATGTCAATCTAATGGCTTTTACCTGTGCGTTTTACAGTTTGCGCAAGTTGGCGAATATTAGCGTGGGTGAGAGTGTGTTAATCCATGACGCAGATACCGATTTCGGATATGCGGCCGCTGCGATTGCTTCGGCAATGGGGGCGCAAGTTTATGTTACCACTGGGCAGGATTACAAAAATCTAAGTACTATTTTCAGCGCTCTGAATGTCGTCGCTGCAATGGATAAAAATTCATTGGACTTCGTCGATGAATTGCACGGCTACACAGCCGGCAAGGGCGTTGATCTGGTATTAAACTGCGCCTCAGGGGACGTGCGCGAAAAAGGCTTCTCCGTATTGGCCGCCTGCGGTCGAATGATCGATATCGCCACCAAGGCAAATCTTAATCAACGCAAAGTTCCTGCACATGTCTCGGCGCTAAATTACCAATACAGCTCGGTGCACTTTGGAACTTGGATTACGCTGCAGCCGGCAATGGTTCGCCTGTGTGCGAAGGAAGTGGTGTCATGGCTACAAGATGCCGATATTCCTGCTAAGCCGTTGGTCAACTTCTCCGCTGGTGAATTGAGCTCTGCGCTGGAAAAAATGGAGGAAATGCATTCGCGCGATCACGAAGCGCAGGTTACGCTAACCTTCACTGACCAGAAGCTGGACGCGCGAATTACCAAAATGCGCAGCTGGCTTGCGCCGCAGGCAAGCTACGTTATCTCTGGTGGTACCAAAGGCTTTGGTCTGACAGTCGCCGAACAGCTGGCAGCCTATGGCGCGAAACAAGTGGTATTGCTGAGTCGTAGCGGTGCGAATTCAGAAGAAGCAACCAGCGCGATAAAGCGTATCGAAGCCTTCGGATGTAAAGTAGCTGTTGAAGCCGTCGACATCGCCGATACTGCAGCGGTTACCGCCACCGTTAAAAAATTCGATACACCTGAACTTCCGATTAAAGGTGTTTTCCATTGCGCCGGTGTACTCGATGACGGCCCGCTACTGGCGATGGATGAAGAACGGTTTACCCGTGTTATAGAACCGAAAATGGCGGGAGCATGGAATCTACACCACGCAACGTTGAACCTGGCACATTCGGAAATTGAACTGTTTGTGCTCTTCTCGTCCGTATCTTCAATGATGGGTAACCCACAACAGGCCAACTACGTTGTGGCTAATTCCTTCTTTGATAATTTCGCCTACTATCGCCGCGCTCAAGATTTACCTTCAACCGTTATCAACTGGGGTGCACTGGCGGAAACTGGCATGGTCGCTCGCAGCAAAGGGGTGAAGGACATTCTGCAAAGCCAGGGCATTTACGGCTTGAGCAATGCCTATGCACTGCAGCAAATGGACAACGCGTTGGAGAAACGAGTGACTCAGGTCGGCATTCTGGATATTGAATGGGAAAGCTGGTTTGGTACCAATGTCAATTCGGAAAACTCCAGCCGATATGAGCACCTGATCGAAACATTGGATCGCAATGGCGATGATGAAGCGGCCAACGCATTTATTCAATCACTCACAGGATTGACCTCTCCAGAACGGGTGACCGCGGTAGAGAATGCCATTAAGCAAGAGATATCCTCACTCTTACGCATTCCATTTGACCAGATTGATGCCGGTAACAGCCTGTCCAATATTGGTGTCGATTCGATCGTCACCAGTGAGCTGAGCAATCGATTGAAAAAGGAATATTGTATGAATGTAAATACCATGATGTTGCTCAACAGTTCCTCAATAGCGCAGTTGGCGAATCAGATTACCAACACTGATTTTGCACCGCAGGTAGCTGAAGCCGCCTAG
- a CDS encoding DUF6622 family protein, whose translation MMELLTKTPVWVYFLFVTLLVLGFSQTKTRRPPLAVPFLLPVLMSLYSAVDTVIHFSAGGRGLGIAIVSAACAWGYVRRSRIADGISYLPEEKRFEIKGSFAPLIIILCIFTVKYIHGAISALKPELTQTITFISIFAFFNGIFFGFFTARIALFWDVYRARSIEHTKENLTQSL comes from the coding sequence ATGATGGAACTACTAACTAAGACACCAGTATGGGTTTACTTTCTGTTTGTCACCTTGCTTGTGCTCGGATTTTCACAAACCAAAACACGCAGACCTCCACTCGCAGTTCCGTTTTTACTACCTGTGTTAATGAGCTTGTACTCAGCAGTGGACACAGTAATACACTTCAGCGCTGGCGGACGAGGCTTAGGAATCGCGATAGTGTCAGCCGCTTGCGCATGGGGTTATGTGAGAAGGTCTAGAATTGCTGACGGAATCAGTTACCTTCCAGAGGAGAAGCGGTTTGAGATTAAAGGGAGTTTCGCACCACTGATAATAATACTGTGCATATTTACTGTTAAATATATTCACGGCGCAATTTCGGCACTCAAACCAGAACTTACGCAGACCATTACCTTTATATCTATCTTTGCATTTTTTAATGGTATTTTCTTCGGGTTTTTTACCGCTCGAATAGCGCTTTTCTGGGATGTATACCGCGCACGCAGCATTGAGCATACAAAGGAAAATCTCACGCAAAGCCTTTAA
- a CDS encoding MbnP family copper-binding protein: MPTPIRRSYLILLLSLTLNGCGGSDSSETHTSAPSPTPAPSVQSFTLNFAPTANGAPVNCSNIVTGLGPNESYSVNIMDWRFYISDLAFYDTAGNRLPVYLDDNSFQLNESTGSVALIDFTDRSTGLCSDAQEGTARTNTKITGTYTGDVANVGFRVGVPQALMKATIASTDDVNDAPSPLGELYWSWASGYRHFVLNFAAMDSAHTDMVENSGFHIGSRDCGTQGGKALSDRETCGLINNPEVYLPGFDLENNLVTVDLAALLSNVRESDFLSDSWEDYGDDESLCLDSRRNGNSCVTAQSFGIQCHSGATQAACVSLFPNFGLNLTTGTADSESNIVFGKQ, translated from the coding sequence ATGCCCACACCCATCCGACGCTCATACTTAATTCTACTGTTGTCTCTCACTCTTAATGGATGCGGCGGTAGCGATAGCAGTGAAACACACACGTCTGCCCCCTCACCAACGCCTGCCCCTTCAGTTCAATCCTTTACCTTGAACTTCGCACCTACGGCAAACGGAGCACCGGTAAACTGCAGCAACATTGTTACGGGGTTGGGTCCAAACGAGAGCTACAGCGTTAACATCATGGATTGGCGCTTCTACATCAGTGACCTAGCTTTCTATGACACGGCTGGTAACCGCTTGCCTGTATATCTGGATGACAACAGTTTTCAGCTGAATGAATCGACCGGTTCCGTTGCACTCATTGATTTCACCGACAGATCCACAGGACTCTGTAGCGATGCGCAAGAGGGCACAGCGCGTACCAACACTAAGATTACCGGCACCTACACAGGAGATGTGGCTAACGTTGGTTTTCGCGTGGGTGTACCGCAGGCGTTAATGAAAGCAACTATTGCATCGACTGATGACGTTAACGATGCACCTTCCCCCCTTGGGGAACTTTACTGGTCCTGGGCCAGTGGCTACCGCCATTTTGTATTGAATTTTGCTGCCATGGACAGCGCACATACTGACATGGTGGAGAACAGTGGTTTTCATATTGGCAGTCGCGACTGTGGCACTCAAGGGGGCAAAGCGCTAAGCGATCGCGAGACCTGCGGTCTCATAAATAACCCTGAGGTCTATTTGCCTGGTTTCGACTTGGAAAACAACCTGGTAACAGTAGATCTCGCCGCACTGCTAAGCAATGTCAGAGAGTCAGATTTTCTGTCCGATAGTTGGGAAGATTACGGTGATGATGAAAGCTTATGTTTGGATAGTCGAAGGAACGGTAATAGCTGTGTAACCGCACAAAGCTTCGGTATTCAATGTCATTCAGGCGCTACTCAGGCGGCCTGCGTATCCTTGTTTCCGAACTTTGGTTTGAACCTCACGACCGGTACGGCAGACTCCGAATCTAACATTGTTTTCGGGAAACAATAA
- a CDS encoding MbnH family di-heme enzyme — MSIKTYCALIFGALILAACGGESYTEVEITEQERSYRQLLGVPDHFSLPHIPEFNPPTIEKIDLGHFLFYDKQLSANQTQSCASCHVQELAFTDGQARPFGSTGDRLTRNSQGLGNAAYHATFTWSNDGFLNLEDQLAVPIRSDNPVELGVTEAKVDEVLARFDADPVYRKKFAAAYPEAESGATVTKIIYALASFCRTLISGSSPYDNYLLGDDSALTDQQKWGLQLFNGEKFECFHCHSGLNFSVSYRDNNSDPATQTFPFFNNGLYNVDGTGSYPQEDQGLYDLTQKLQHRGLFRPQCLRNVAVTAPYMHDGSIDTLREVLEHYARGGRKVETGIYQGDGRLSPLKSGLVRGFAATDDELDAVEAFLESLTDDAFISDPAFANPFE; from the coding sequence ATGTCGATTAAAACCTATTGTGCGTTGATCTTTGGTGCGCTGATTCTGGCTGCCTGTGGTGGCGAATCTTATACCGAAGTGGAGATAACCGAACAAGAGCGCAGTTATCGCCAACTTCTGGGTGTTCCAGATCACTTCTCATTACCTCACATTCCAGAATTCAATCCGCCGACTATAGAGAAAATTGATCTCGGGCATTTTCTCTTCTATGACAAACAACTGTCCGCCAACCAAACCCAGAGCTGCGCCAGTTGTCATGTGCAAGAATTGGCTTTTACCGATGGCCAGGCGCGCCCATTCGGTTCTACAGGCGACCGACTCACGCGCAATAGTCAAGGTCTGGGTAATGCCGCTTATCACGCGACATTCACCTGGTCGAACGACGGCTTTCTTAATTTAGAGGATCAACTGGCAGTGCCTATCCGATCCGATAACCCGGTAGAGCTCGGGGTAACCGAGGCGAAAGTCGACGAGGTTCTCGCGCGTTTCGATGCAGACCCTGTGTATCGAAAAAAATTCGCTGCCGCGTATCCAGAAGCAGAGAGCGGCGCGACGGTCACAAAAATAATCTATGCACTTGCCAGCTTTTGCCGCACCCTCATCTCGGGCAGCAGCCCTTACGATAATTATTTACTCGGTGACGACAGTGCACTCACCGATCAACAGAAATGGGGGCTGCAATTATTCAATGGCGAAAAATTTGAATGCTTCCATTGCCACTCGGGTTTGAATTTTTCAGTTTCCTACCGAGATAACAACAGCGACCCGGCAACCCAGACGTTCCCGTTTTTCAATAATGGCCTGTACAACGTGGATGGCACCGGTAGCTATCCGCAGGAAGACCAAGGGCTTTATGATCTCACCCAAAAACTGCAGCATCGCGGCCTGTTCCGGCCGCAGTGCTTGCGCAACGTGGCAGTCACGGCCCCCTATATGCACGATGGCAGCATCGACACATTACGCGAAGTACTCGAGCACTATGCACGCGGCGGACGTAAAGTAGAAACGGGTATTTACCAGGGCGATGGTCGTTTAAGCCCTCTTAAATCCGGGCTCGTACGTGGCTTCGCTGCAACCGACGATGAGTTGGATGCAGTCGAAGCGTTCTTGGAATCCCTCACCGACGACGCATTTATTTCTGACCCCGCATTTGCAAACCCGTTCGAGTAA
- a CDS encoding U32 family peptidase, giving the protein MKITLAAIPYYWPRSEVVDFYARLCRANIDVVYLGESVCSKRSEMTLDDWLAIAAELQRAGKEVVLTSLALITGRNELQMMKRICAQGLQVEANDTATVQQLHELGQPFICGSSINIYNAPTLQYFARLGMRRWVVPVELAGPDLAALLAQTTHANPIETEILGWGKLPLAYSARCYTARAHNRPKDACKKICIDYPRGMAVSSQENTGLFTLNGIQTLSASAQDLRALLPQVRSAGVTHFRVVPELDLQSSFFDALEANISGDAQPVTIASDACNGYWFGAAGMTYK; this is encoded by the coding sequence ATGAAAATAACGCTTGCCGCCATACCTTATTATTGGCCCAGATCGGAAGTGGTCGATTTTTACGCGCGCCTGTGTCGGGCGAATATCGATGTGGTTTATCTGGGGGAATCCGTGTGCAGCAAACGTTCTGAGATGACGCTCGATGACTGGTTGGCCATTGCTGCGGAGCTACAACGCGCGGGCAAAGAGGTTGTACTGACCAGTTTGGCGCTTATCACGGGGCGCAATGAATTACAGATGATGAAACGCATTTGCGCACAAGGCTTACAGGTAGAGGCTAACGATACGGCCACCGTTCAGCAGCTACATGAGCTGGGCCAACCGTTTATTTGTGGCTCCAGTATTAATATCTACAATGCACCCACCTTACAGTACTTCGCACGTTTAGGCATGCGCCGTTGGGTAGTACCCGTAGAGTTGGCGGGACCGGATTTAGCGGCACTGCTCGCGCAAACAACACATGCCAACCCGATAGAGACAGAAATTCTCGGCTGGGGAAAATTGCCTCTGGCCTACTCCGCGCGCTGCTATACCGCGCGGGCACACAACCGACCGAAAGACGCGTGTAAAAAAATATGCATCGATTACCCGCGGGGCATGGCGGTAAGTTCGCAGGAGAATACAGGCCTGTTTACGCTCAATGGCATTCAGACCCTGTCCGCAAGCGCGCAGGATTTACGCGCGTTGCTGCCGCAAGTTCGCAGCGCCGGCGTCACCCATTTTAGAGTGGTACCGGAGCTGGATTTACAGTCGTCCTTCTTTGACGCGCTAGAGGCCAATATCTCTGGCGATGCGCAACCGGTGACTATAGCCAGTGACGCGTGCAATGGGTATTGGTTTGGGGCTGCGGGGATGACATACAAATAG
- the ubiU gene encoding ubiquinone anaerobic biosynthesis protein UbiU, whose protein sequence is MMELVAPAGSFPAFKAALEAGANTVYVGFKDATNARHFAGLNFSDDQLARARALATGKSVKLYVAINTYPQACNWQQWTSAVDKAVALGADALILADTGLLAYAADNYPAMHLHLSVQASATNSLALKFYADNFAIKRAVLPRVLSLEQVATLCEHSPVDLEVFGFGSLCIMAEGRCVLSSYLTSESPNNSGACSPAKYVRWEESADGSRLSRLNNVLIDKYAPGEPASYPTLCKGRFRVGDKVYHTLEEPTSLSTLQLIPQLAKMGVKAIKIEGRQRSPVYVRQVVRVWRAALDAYAEQGEAFVPDPSWIASLDTVAEGSQTSLGAYSRPWQ, encoded by the coding sequence ATGATGGAATTAGTTGCGCCCGCGGGAAGCTTTCCCGCGTTTAAAGCGGCGTTAGAGGCTGGGGCAAATACGGTCTATGTCGGGTTTAAGGATGCAACTAATGCGCGGCATTTTGCAGGGTTGAATTTCAGCGATGATCAATTAGCACGTGCGCGTGCCCTGGCAACAGGCAAATCGGTGAAGCTATACGTCGCGATAAATACCTACCCGCAAGCCTGTAATTGGCAGCAGTGGACGTCAGCTGTGGATAAAGCTGTAGCGCTCGGGGCGGACGCGCTGATTCTTGCAGACACAGGCCTGCTGGCTTATGCGGCGGACAACTACCCGGCAATGCATTTACATCTTTCCGTGCAAGCTTCCGCAACCAACAGCCTCGCGCTTAAATTCTACGCGGATAACTTCGCCATTAAACGGGCAGTGTTGCCAAGAGTGCTGAGCCTTGAACAGGTGGCGACGCTGTGTGAACACAGCCCGGTCGATCTGGAAGTTTTTGGCTTTGGTAGTTTATGCATTATGGCCGAAGGGCGCTGCGTACTGTCCAGCTATCTTACATCGGAATCACCCAATAACAGTGGCGCTTGCTCGCCTGCGAAATATGTGCGCTGGGAGGAAAGCGCCGATGGCAGTCGCCTCTCCAGACTAAACAATGTGCTTATAGATAAATATGCTCCTGGCGAGCCGGCGAGTTACCCCACGTTGTGTAAGGGGCGCTTCCGGGTGGGCGACAAGGTTTACCACACGTTGGAAGAGCCGACCAGTTTGAGCACCCTGCAACTCATCCCTCAGCTCGCGAAAATGGGGGTGAAGGCAATCAAAATTGAAGGGCGTCAGCGCAGCCCGGTGTATGTGCGCCAAGTGGTTCGCGTCTGGCGGGCGGCGCTGGACGCATACGCCGAGCAGGGGGAGGCTTTTGTGCCAGATCCTTCCTGGATTGCGTCGCTCGATACTGTGGCAGAAGGTTCGCAAACGAGCCTCGGCGCTTATTCGCGACCATGGCAATAA